The genomic region GCGAGCGGGTGTGCGTCGCCGTCGTACCGGTCGCCGGTCGTGAGGTGACGCTCGAGGACGTCCGACGCCATCTCGACGCAGCGAGGGTGGCCAGGCAGAAGTGGCCCGAGTCCGTCCTGCTCGTCGACGAGGCGCTGCCCCGCACTCCGTCCGGCAAGGTGCGCAAGCCCGACCTCTGCCTGCAGTGGTCGCGAAGGTCGGGTGGACCGCTTAGGTCGGGCGGACATGGTGGCGACTGAGGTCGGCGGGCGACCCGCCGACCGGCCTTCGGGCGGCCGGTGGCAGCGCTGCGGATGCCTGTTCCGTACACCGTGCAAAGTTGGGAGACGACGTGGCTCACGATGAGTACGAGGGTCGGCTGTTCATCGGCGGATCCTTCCGCGAGGCCCGCTCTGGCCGGCGTTTCGACGTCGTGGATCCTTGCGACGAGTCGGTCGTCGCCACCGCGGCCGACGCGGACGCCGAGGACGTCTCTGACGCGGTGGCCGCCGCACGCGACGCCGCCGACACCACGTCGTGGGCGACCGACCACGAGCTGCGGCAGCGGTGCCTGCAGCAACTCCAGGTCGGTCTGCGCAAGGAGACGCAGGAGATCCGGGCCCTCCAGATGGCGGAGGCGGGCATCTGCTCGAGCGTGCTCGACTCCCACGTGGAGGCCCAGATCGAGAACATGTCGTGGTTCAACGACCTGATCGGCCGCTTTCCCTGGGAGACCGACTTCCCGGCCTTCTCGTTGCTGGGCATGCAGAGCCTTCGCCGGGTGCGGTACGAGCCGTACGGCGTCGTCGGAGCCATCACGCCCTGGAACGCGCCCTTCATGACCGACCTGTGGAAGGTCGACCACGCGCTCGCGACCGGGAACACCGTGGTGCTCAAGACGGCGCCCGACACCCCGCTGTCGGGCGCTGCCCTCGCCCGGATCGTGGCGGAGCACACCGAGATCCCGGCGGGCGTGGTGAACGTGATCAGCTCCGCCGACAAGGCCATCGCCGGCGAGGCGCTGACGGCAGATCCCCGCGTCGACATGTTCCACTTCACCGGCTCGCCCGCGGTCGGACGGCGCATCGCCGAGCGGGCCGCGGTCGGCATCCGTAAGGCGTGTCTCGAACTGGGCGGGAAGTCGGCCAACCTCATCCTCGACGACGCCGACCTCGATCAGGCCACCGGTCTCGGCGTCGCGATGTGCATG from Frankia alni ACN14a harbors:
- a CDS encoding aldehyde dehydrogenase family protein, which translates into the protein MAHDEYEGRLFIGGSFREARSGRRFDVVDPCDESVVATAADADAEDVSDAVAAARDAADTTSWATDHELRQRCLQQLQVGLRKETQEIRALQMAEAGICSSVLDSHVEAQIENMSWFNDLIGRFPWETDFPAFSLLGMQSLRRVRYEPYGVVGAITPWNAPFMTDLWKVDHALATGNTVVLKTAPDTPLSGAALARIVAEHTEIPAGVVNVISSADKAIAGEALTADPRVDMFHFTGSPAVGRRIAERAAVGIRKACLELGGKSANLILDDADLDQATGLGVAMCMSSSGQGCALATRMVVHASVYDEVLERLAAIVGVLPWGDPRDSGNVVGPIIRREQLDRMAALVDRARDAGARVLVGGERGDRGGKGFWYLPTVVADVGEDDEIAQTEVFGPVLTVVRYDGDDDEAVRVANNSVYGLSGYVQTSDPERAWRIARRLRTGTVNLGPAFYLSPDTPFGGYGVSGVGREHGEDGFREYLQAKTIAYPQVSA